In a single window of the Phycisphaerales bacterium genome:
- the lysS gene encoding lysine--tRNA ligase produces MSDQIADRRIKLEKLRALGIDPFGGRFPDTQPLAAVRAAGERLDLGPGETAEGDAARFHTAGRVALYREFGSLIFLTIRDQTGELQFALSKKVLAEGTGWQVAKLLDLGDIVGAAGRIGRTKTGELTLWADECVLLSKALRPPPEKRLGLTDIEARYRRRYVDLFSNPESRAVFVQRARIIAHARTVLQRRGFIEVDTPVLQPLYGGAAARPFLTHHNTLEMQLYLRISPELYLKRCLVGGLDRVYEFARCFRNEGISPRHNPEFTMLELYQAYGDYHDMMDITEEIVAGAAHALHGTYRLPYGDQTLDLTPPWARCKYADLYRTHVGLPIEDVAAARGRARELSIEEHKLDDALVVNALFEHYAEPHLVQPTFVVDYPAPLCPLTRRDPSDPRIALRFEAYLNRMELGNAYTELNDPDVQRETFSQQLRGEEGETMAVMDEDFVEALEHGMPPAGGLGIGIDRICMLLTNSASIRDVILFPLQRPQA; encoded by the coding sequence ATGAGTGACCAGATTGCCGATCGCCGTATCAAGCTCGAGAAGCTCCGAGCCCTCGGAATCGACCCTTTTGGCGGCCGTTTCCCGGACACACAGCCCCTGGCCGCCGTGCGGGCCGCGGGTGAACGGCTCGACCTCGGCCCCGGGGAAACTGCGGAGGGCGATGCCGCGCGTTTCCACACCGCCGGTCGCGTGGCGCTCTACCGCGAGTTCGGCAGTCTCATCTTCCTTACCATTCGCGACCAGACCGGCGAACTCCAGTTCGCACTAAGCAAAAAGGTGCTTGCGGAAGGCACCGGCTGGCAGGTCGCCAAGCTGCTTGACCTCGGCGACATTGTCGGCGCCGCGGGCCGCATCGGCCGCACCAAGACAGGTGAACTGACGCTCTGGGCGGACGAATGCGTACTGCTCAGCAAGGCCCTGCGACCACCGCCGGAAAAGCGTCTCGGGCTGACCGACATTGAGGCCCGCTACCGGCGGCGCTACGTCGACTTGTTCAGCAATCCGGAATCGCGCGCGGTTTTCGTGCAACGGGCCCGCATCATTGCGCATGCGCGCACGGTCCTGCAGCGTCGCGGCTTCATCGAGGTCGATACGCCGGTGCTCCAGCCGCTGTATGGGGGGGCGGCCGCGCGGCCGTTTCTCACCCACCACAACACGCTCGAAATGCAGCTCTACCTGCGCATCTCGCCGGAGCTGTACCTGAAGCGCTGCCTGGTAGGCGGCCTTGATCGGGTGTACGAGTTCGCGCGCTGTTTCCGGAACGAGGGCATCAGTCCGCGCCACAATCCCGAGTTCACGATGCTCGAACTGTACCAGGCGTACGGTGACTACCACGACATGATGGACATCACCGAGGAAATCGTGGCCGGAGCGGCACACGCCCTGCACGGTACGTATCGCCTGCCTTACGGGGACCAGACGCTCGACCTGACACCGCCCTGGGCGCGCTGCAAATACGCCGACCTCTACCGCACGCACGTCGGTTTGCCGATCGAGGATGTGGCCGCGGCTCGCGGCCGCGCGCGGGAGCTGAGCATCGAGGAGCACAAGCTGGATGATGCGCTCGTGGTGAATGCGCTCTTCGAGCACTACGCTGAACCGCACCTGGTGCAGCCGACGTTCGTGGTCGACTACCCGGCACCGCTCTGCCCGCTGACGCGGCGCGACCCGTCCGATCCGCGGATCGCCTTGCGGTTCGAGGCGTACCTGAATCGCATGGAGCTGGGCAACGCGTATACCGAGCTGAACGATCCCGACGTCCAGCGTGAGACGTTCAGTCAGCAGCTCCGTGGCGAGGAGGGCGAGACGATGGCGGTGATGGACGAGGACTTCGTGGAAGCGCTCGAGCACGGCATGCCGCCCGCGGGCGGATTGGGAATCGGCATCGACCGGATCTGCATGCTGCTGACGAACAGCGCCAGCATTCGCGACGTGATCCTGTTCCCGCTGCAGCGGCCGCAGGCCTGA
- a CDS encoding ABC-F family ATP-binding cassette domain-containing protein: MAAIRLQNVTKQFGPRIVLDDVSLELHPGQIAALVGANGAGKTTIFRLIARQFPPDMGTVTIARGLEVGYLTQEPDLDETLTLRGAVTAAFGELGALERRVHELSDRIAAEHDAPHAAELLAEYDRVHARFEAAGGYTFEQRLNEVLGGLGFLLSDYDLPLSALSGGQKCRAALGRLLLQDATFLLLDEPTNHLDIDAIRWLEKFLAGHHGGAVIISHDRYLLDRVAERTVEVIAAPAGGQLRSYTGNYTQFLETRALERLTQERQYEKDKAFLDKERGYIRKYMAGQRSRQAQGRLKKLETRLGKGEFTLDKPGETHRTRFQFARVDTSAQKGKELVGAVGLAKRYGDKQLFAGLDLSVRTGQRLGITGPNGTGKSTLLKILLRLVSPDSGEVHVSTTVQVGYFAQDVRDLHLDRTIVEELCAVRSDFLERDARHYAARFLFTDEAPFKRIGDLSGGEQSRVRFMKLILRQPDVLILDEPTNHLDIPSREVLEEALDEFPGTVIAVSHDRYFLDRVVERLLVIRPEGCRYVNGNYSDYIALVESERAAVEAAAQAAAEEERRRQKRVNPVRSAGAGSKPPPSRYRRMPLAELETFIADQERRITALHERFNDPQVYSDAAKVAELQGELDTLRAELAEAEAAWVEKADEAGSA; encoded by the coding sequence ATGGCCGCTATTCGTCTTCAAAACGTTACCAAGCAGTTCGGTCCCCGCATCGTGCTCGACGATGTGTCGCTGGAGTTGCACCCTGGTCAGATTGCCGCCCTGGTTGGCGCCAATGGCGCCGGCAAGACCACCATCTTCCGCCTCATCGCCCGGCAGTTCCCGCCCGACATGGGCACAGTCACCATCGCCCGCGGGCTCGAGGTCGGCTACCTCACCCAGGAGCCCGACCTCGACGAGACCCTGACGCTGCGTGGGGCGGTCACCGCCGCCTTTGGCGAGCTCGGCGCCCTGGAGCGGCGTGTCCACGAACTCTCGGACCGCATCGCGGCCGAACACGACGCCCCCCACGCGGCGGAGTTGCTGGCCGAGTACGACCGTGTGCACGCACGTTTTGAAGCCGCCGGCGGTTACACCTTCGAGCAACGCCTGAACGAGGTGCTCGGCGGACTCGGCTTTCTGCTCAGCGACTATGACCTGCCGCTGTCGGCCCTTTCCGGCGGGCAGAAGTGCCGGGCCGCGCTCGGCCGCCTGCTCCTGCAGGACGCGACGTTCCTGCTGCTCGATGAGCCCACCAACCACCTCGACATCGACGCCATCCGCTGGCTGGAGAAGTTCCTCGCCGGTCATCACGGCGGTGCGGTGATCATCTCGCACGATCGCTACCTCCTCGACCGCGTCGCGGAGCGCACCGTCGAAGTCATCGCCGCACCCGCTGGTGGACAATTACGGAGCTACACCGGCAACTACACCCAGTTTCTCGAAACCCGGGCCCTCGAACGACTCACGCAGGAGCGTCAATACGAGAAGGACAAGGCCTTCCTCGACAAAGAGCGCGGCTACATCCGCAAGTACATGGCCGGGCAGCGCTCGCGGCAGGCACAGGGGCGGCTGAAGAAGCTCGAGACCCGCCTCGGCAAGGGCGAGTTCACGCTCGACAAGCCCGGCGAGACGCATCGGACGCGCTTCCAGTTCGCACGCGTCGATACGTCCGCCCAGAAAGGCAAGGAGCTGGTTGGCGCAGTCGGTCTCGCCAAGCGCTATGGCGACAAGCAGCTCTTCGCGGGGCTCGACCTATCCGTCCGCACCGGACAACGCCTGGGTATTACCGGGCCGAACGGAACCGGCAAAAGCACACTGCTCAAGATCCTGCTCCGCCTCGTGTCGCCGGATTCCGGTGAGGTGCATGTCTCCACCACGGTCCAGGTGGGCTATTTCGCCCAGGATGTGCGCGACCTGCACCTCGACCGCACCATCGTCGAAGAACTGTGCGCCGTCCGCAGTGATTTTCTCGAGCGGGACGCACGCCACTACGCGGCGCGCTTCCTCTTTACCGACGAAGCCCCATTCAAGCGGATCGGCGACCTTTCCGGCGGGGAGCAGTCGCGCGTCCGTTTCATGAAGCTCATCCTCCGACAGCCCGACGTGCTCATCCTCGACGAGCCCACCAACCACCTCGACATCCCCTCGCGCGAAGTGCTCGAAGAAGCGCTCGACGAATTCCCCGGCACGGTCATCGCGGTCAGTCACGACCGCTACTTTCTCGACCGCGTCGTCGAGCGCCTGCTGGTGATTCGGCCTGAGGGCTGCCGCTACGTCAACGGGAACTACTCCGATTACATTGCGCTCGTCGAGAGCGAACGCGCCGCGGTCGAGGCCGCTGCGCAGGCCGCCGCCGAGGAGGAGCGCCGCCGACAGAAGCGGGTGAATCCCGTGCGCTCCGCCGGCGCGGGCTCCAAACCACCTCCATCCCGCTACCGGCGCATGCCGCTGGCCGAGCTCGAGACCTTCATCGCCGACCAGGAACGCCGCATCACGGCCCTGCACGAACGCTTCAACGATCCACAGGTCTACTCCGACGCCGCGAAGGTGGCGGAGTTGCAGGGCGAGCTTGACACCCTCCGAGCCGAGTTGGCGGAGGCCGAAGCTGCGTGGGTCGAAAAGGCCGACGAAGCGGGCAGCGCGTAG
- a CDS encoding sigma-70 family RNA polymerase sigma factor, translating to MPQPDPVQRASTETLLAQVYDDLRAVAAAYFRRQPPGFTLRPTEMVNEACLNLIQHAQLQWDSPEHFRAIASRKIWQVLVDHLRIRNARKRGGTPRRSAPQEPGVPAEGDAWHRIPLEAVSVEWESGNVDLLDLAEALEALQSESQRLADIVKLHWFGGLTHAETARVLSVSASTVEKDYRYALAWLNRQLTGAPSDAD from the coding sequence ATGCCCCAGCCCGATCCCGTACAGCGCGCCAGCACCGAAACCCTGCTCGCGCAGGTCTATGACGACCTGCGTGCCGTCGCGGCGGCATACTTCCGGCGTCAACCCCCCGGATTCACACTGCGCCCCACCGAAATGGTGAATGAGGCCTGCTTGAACCTCATTCAGCATGCGCAGCTCCAGTGGGACAGTCCCGAGCACTTCCGCGCGATCGCCAGCCGCAAGATCTGGCAGGTGCTCGTCGACCATCTGCGCATCCGCAACGCGCGCAAACGCGGTGGCACCCCGCGGCGCAGCGCCCCGCAGGAACCGGGGGTACCCGCCGAAGGAGACGCCTGGCACCGCATTCCGCTCGAAGCGGTCTCGGTGGAATGGGAGTCCGGCAACGTCGATCTGCTTGACCTCGCCGAAGCGCTGGAGGCGCTCCAATCCGAAAGCCAGCGGCTTGCCGATATCGTCAAGCTGCACTGGTTCGGCGGCCTCACGCACGCCGAAACCGCCCGCGTACTCAGTGTCAGCGCCAGCACCGTCGAGAAGGACTATCGTTACGCCCTCGCTTGGTTGAACCGCCAACTGACCGGGGCCCCCTCCGATGCCGACTGA
- a CDS encoding serine/threonine protein kinase, which translates to MPTEFHRRARLLLEQVAALPVEQREPFLATQPDDPAILAEVRSLLPHFELMRDFRPQHPQGTGWQVPGTTTCDRIHSGAARDLTAAEERAPPFTIDRYTVLEILGRGGMGVVYRAVHPTLHRQVAIKILRRGLLNPETRHRFKFEEEVLRQLQHPNIARFVHGGLGRMLPTRTPDEQDDWRPFFVMEFIAGRPLTRFAREHRLDTRARLRLLTKVCDAVEYAHHRGIIHRDLKPDNILVQPDGEPKVLDFGIAHIPALDSHLTVDREGCFAGTIAYASPEQLAGRLAAVAPPSDVFTLGLIAIELLTHRRPQRAPGSVTFDVSAVALSDAAGHPDPRTPEFRYWLAAILGTAVRSTLGQPYQSAGELGMDLARLLDAYPALTGWQRWKARVASWFQPPPTPEEIATRRPLRAVLRKRIAMGLATGTPTSKPPSND; encoded by the coding sequence ATGCCGACTGAGTTTCACCGTCGCGCCCGGCTGCTCCTCGAACAGGTCGCCGCCCTGCCCGTCGAACAGCGCGAACCCTTCCTCGCCACGCAACCGGACGATCCGGCAATCCTTGCCGAAGTCCGTTCGCTCCTGCCCCATTTCGAACTGATGCGCGATTTCCGCCCACAACACCCCCAAGGCACGGGTTGGCAGGTGCCCGGCACCACCACCTGCGATCGAATTCACTCCGGCGCCGCCCGCGATCTCACGGCCGCTGAGGAACGTGCCCCACCTTTCACCATCGACCGGTATACCGTGCTCGAGATTCTCGGCCGTGGTGGTATGGGCGTCGTCTACCGGGCCGTCCACCCCACCCTCCACCGCCAGGTCGCGATCAAGATCCTGCGCCGCGGCCTTCTGAACCCCGAAACCCGGCACCGCTTCAAGTTTGAGGAGGAAGTCCTTCGTCAACTCCAGCACCCCAACATCGCGCGCTTCGTCCACGGTGGCCTCGGCCGCATGCTCCCCACCCGCACACCCGATGAGCAGGATGACTGGCGGCCATTCTTCGTCATGGAGTTCATCGCGGGCCGACCACTGACACGCTTCGCTCGCGAGCATCGTCTGGATACGCGCGCCCGTCTCCGCCTGCTGACCAAGGTGTGCGACGCGGTCGAATACGCGCACCACCGCGGGATCATCCACCGCGATTTGAAGCCCGACAACATTCTCGTGCAGCCCGACGGTGAACCCAAGGTGCTCGACTTCGGCATTGCCCACATTCCCGCCCTCGATTCTCACCTGACCGTCGACCGCGAGGGGTGCTTCGCCGGAACCATCGCCTACGCCAGCCCGGAGCAACTCGCCGGGCGCCTGGCCGCAGTGGCCCCCCCTTCGGACGTCTTCACCCTCGGACTGATCGCGATTGAGCTCCTGACCCATCGGCGGCCGCAGCGCGCTCCCGGCAGTGTGACCTTCGACGTGAGCGCCGTGGCGCTGAGCGACGCGGCCGGGCACCCCGACCCCCGCACACCGGAGTTTCGCTACTGGCTGGCCGCGATTCTCGGGACGGCCGTGCGCAGCACCCTCGGGCAGCCGTACCAGTCAGCCGGCGAACTCGGCATGGACCTGGCCCGGCTGCTCGACGCGTATCCTGCCCTGACTGGCTGGCAACGTTGGAAGGCGCGGGTCGCGAGCTGGTTTCAGCCGCCTCCCACCCCCGAGGAAATCGCCACACGTCGTCCCCTTCGGGCTGTGTTGCGCAAGCGCATCGCCATGGGGCTGGCCACCGGAACACCCACCTCGAAACCGCCGTCCAACGATTAG
- a CDS encoding SGNH/GDSL hydrolase family protein, whose translation MRAWLLPICRGMCVLYTAAGLGLLLGGCTPQELAAPAPEPVVIVGTEGLVQPAVRGFERVFRPMDLRSVTTATGTVLVAEFEMTVAKGDSPLRVRLVDPLAGTVRSLSAAPDPGAIPAAGAGFWPGGSGRGGQRIGVRLPAEWLGGRTRLELYTATDTGGAPLGLATLELAPEFFYLAVVGDSIQWGNGLHERDKISARVAATLERETGRRVVTQRYAHSGATILPRPDEGICTVNCNGEVPTAWTSVFSQVELIQSPEIVELVLLDGCINDVGLDVILDPTIPPEILKEITALACEEAMFLLLQRVQTRLPQAAIAVTGYYRIITEYSDLAALRTWEQALDGEVAPESDSQFLAALIRNSQLFDAAARAHLAAAVERVRADQPAARITFADPAFPADRAVFTPDRWLWSLQEDAIFSGRFDLGFRLVPEDPLRDLRGRRCVEPGVVSGAVFCMYASVGHPNPAGAARYAERVVTGLREIGVLAR comes from the coding sequence GTGCGGGCGTGGCTTCTCCCGATCTGTCGCGGTATGTGCGTGCTTTACACTGCGGCTGGCCTAGGCCTGCTGCTGGGGGGCTGTACCCCACAGGAACTTGCGGCGCCGGCTCCCGAACCGGTGGTCATTGTCGGGACCGAGGGATTGGTGCAACCGGCGGTGCGTGGGTTCGAAAGGGTCTTTCGGCCGATGGACTTACGGAGTGTCACCACTGCGACCGGGACGGTTCTCGTCGCCGAGTTCGAAATGACCGTGGCGAAAGGCGACAGTCCCCTGCGTGTGCGGCTGGTCGACCCGCTGGCGGGCACGGTGCGTTCGCTGTCTGCGGCCCCAGACCCGGGCGCCATTCCAGCGGCGGGCGCCGGCTTCTGGCCCGGCGGGTCCGGACGCGGAGGGCAGCGTATTGGAGTGCGCCTACCGGCTGAGTGGCTGGGAGGACGCACACGGCTCGAGCTGTATACCGCAACGGATACGGGGGGGGCTCCGCTCGGCCTGGCGACGCTCGAACTGGCACCGGAGTTCTTCTATCTCGCCGTGGTGGGGGACTCGATCCAATGGGGGAACGGTTTGCATGAGCGTGACAAGATTTCGGCGCGCGTTGCGGCAACGCTGGAAAGGGAGACCGGACGACGTGTTGTGACGCAGCGCTATGCCCATTCCGGGGCGACGATTCTGCCACGCCCGGATGAGGGGATCTGCACCGTCAACTGCAATGGCGAGGTACCGACGGCGTGGACCTCCGTATTCTCCCAGGTCGAGCTGATCCAGTCGCCCGAGATCGTGGAGCTGGTCCTGCTGGACGGCTGCATCAATGATGTGGGGCTGGATGTGATTCTCGACCCAACCATCCCGCCGGAGATCCTGAAAGAGATTACCGCGCTCGCCTGCGAAGAGGCGATGTTCCTGCTGCTGCAGCGCGTCCAGACGCGACTCCCGCAAGCCGCCATCGCCGTGACGGGTTACTACCGCATCATCACGGAGTACAGCGATCTGGCTGCACTGCGGACGTGGGAACAGGCGCTCGATGGTGAGGTGGCACCCGAGAGCGACAGTCAGTTCCTCGCCGCGCTGATCCGGAATTCACAGCTATTCGATGCGGCTGCACGCGCCCACCTCGCGGCCGCGGTCGAACGGGTGCGTGCGGACCAGCCCGCTGCTCGCATCACCTTTGCCGACCCCGCCTTCCCGGCCGATCGGGCAGTGTTTACTCCGGACCGCTGGCTGTGGAGCTTGCAGGAGGACGCCATTTTTTCGGGGCGGTTCGACCTGGGCTTCCGGCTGGTGCCGGAAGATCCGTTGCGGGATCTGCGGGGGCGGCGTTGTGTGGAACCGGGTGTGGTGAGCGGCGCTGTGTTTTGTATGTATGCTTCGGTCGGGCATCCCAACCCGGCCGGCGCTGCGCGTTACGCTGAACGCGTGGTAACCGGCCTGCGCGAGATCGGCGTACTGGCGCGCTAA
- the mfd gene encoding transcription-repair coupling factor translates to MDVFAPIREDAPFSELLRLLRAGPGPVAAEGLWGSSAPVLAALAAEALRRPLLLITAHADEADDLRDDVETAIGATPELLPQLETHTGQGAAADEELTGERLRLCLLMAEARRGQGEPVRIVAPIMALMQPVPSPEALEARSFKLAVGAEHEPEVVANWLTEHGFRACDAVEVAGDFARRGGILDVYSSAHMNPVRIEFFGNEVDSIRLFDPGTQRSSQPLDEICLPALSFTKAEAAVGKTTTSFMALLPPDTLIALQEPSEIQELGRTYLQRLGERAGIIPAEAVLRAANAFTGLHLHRFQGGAAPAVQFDVASLPQFEARSAEAFQTLRGLSDECDVIVLCENAPEAQRFEELLSQERGTPAVPAEAPGVGAEAASPLATPPGALDRVRAAIGVVHRGFLWGRTAYVPHHELFHRFRQRRTLRRVAPARPIDSFFDLAAGDHVVHVLHGIGRFLGLKSLQKEGQTGEYLAIEFADEAVVHVPVSQIYLIQKYIGTFRGRPRLSKIGGSTWKRTKERVAEAVTDMAAELLAIQARRAMEAGVAYPRDTGWQREFDGAFPYTETPDQLRAIEEIKHDLTRPRPMDRLLCGDVGYGKTEVAMRAAFKVVEYGRQVAVLVPTTVLAEQHYQTFRDRMADYPFAVEVLSRFRSKGEQRQIVERARQGQVDILIGTHRLLSADVRFADLGLVIIDEEQRFGVEAKERLKQLRATVELLTLTATPIPRTLHMSLLGIRDISSLATAPVDRRAIVTQVRMWDDGLIRAAILRELDRDGQVYFVHNFVRDIHMVANRLRTLVPEARFVVGHGQMAGGELEEVMLAFLRREADVLVSTNIIESGLDIPSANTIFVNRGERFGLAELHQLRGRVGRSRHRAYCYCLLSPKHPVHDTAARRLKALEHYSDLGAGFQIAMRDLEIRGAGNILGSEQSGHIEAVGYEMYCQLLEQSVRKLKNEPPRDYRPVNLDLGISATIPRAYIRSDRQRMEVYKRITQCRTLAEIEVLRSDLRDAFGPLPEAVETLLRLGEIRALAGQWGVRSIVLDPPDLIFSIDDLQKVQPLFSEGPGSPRMPDPQTIHWRLPKRLLEGNALLETLRAQLQERPVLVR, encoded by the coding sequence GTGGATGTGTTCGCCCCCATCCGCGAAGACGCCCCATTCTCCGAGCTACTCCGGTTGCTACGGGCCGGTCCGGGCCCCGTGGCGGCCGAAGGGCTGTGGGGTAGTTCTGCGCCCGTGCTGGCGGCGCTGGCAGCCGAGGCGCTGCGCCGGCCCCTGCTGCTGATTACGGCCCACGCCGACGAGGCGGATGATCTGCGTGACGATGTGGAGACCGCGATCGGCGCAACGCCGGAGCTGCTGCCGCAGTTGGAGACGCATACAGGACAAGGGGCAGCGGCCGATGAAGAACTGACGGGTGAGCGGTTGCGCTTGTGCCTGCTGATGGCGGAAGCGCGGCGGGGGCAGGGGGAGCCGGTTCGCATCGTGGCGCCGATCATGGCGCTGATGCAGCCGGTGCCGTCGCCGGAAGCGCTCGAGGCACGGTCATTCAAGCTTGCGGTGGGGGCGGAGCATGAGCCGGAGGTCGTTGCCAACTGGCTGACAGAGCACGGCTTCCGAGCGTGCGATGCGGTCGAGGTGGCGGGCGACTTCGCGCGTCGCGGCGGGATTCTCGACGTGTACTCCAGCGCGCATATGAACCCGGTGCGCATCGAGTTCTTCGGCAATGAGGTCGACTCGATCCGCCTTTTCGATCCGGGGACGCAGCGCTCCTCCCAGCCACTCGACGAAATCTGCCTGCCCGCGCTGTCGTTTACCAAGGCCGAGGCCGCCGTCGGCAAGACCACGACCAGTTTCATGGCGCTACTGCCACCCGATACCCTGATTGCACTGCAGGAACCGAGTGAGATCCAGGAATTGGGGCGCACGTACCTCCAGCGGCTGGGCGAGCGGGCCGGGATCATCCCCGCCGAGGCGGTCCTGCGCGCCGCGAACGCCTTTACAGGTCTCCACCTGCACCGCTTCCAGGGGGGAGCCGCGCCGGCCGTGCAGTTCGATGTAGCGAGTCTGCCGCAGTTTGAAGCGCGGAGTGCCGAGGCCTTTCAGACCCTGCGTGGGCTTTCGGACGAGTGTGATGTAATCGTGTTGTGTGAGAATGCTCCGGAAGCGCAGCGCTTCGAGGAACTGCTTTCACAAGAACGCGGCACGCCGGCGGTACCGGCCGAGGCGCCGGGCGTCGGCGCTGAGGCCGCAAGCCCACTCGCGACGCCGCCTGGGGCGCTGGATCGCGTGCGCGCGGCCATCGGTGTTGTGCACCGGGGCTTTCTCTGGGGTCGGACGGCCTACGTCCCGCACCACGAGCTGTTTCACCGCTTCCGGCAGCGGCGAACGCTGCGGCGCGTCGCGCCCGCCCGGCCGATCGACAGTTTCTTTGATCTTGCGGCCGGCGATCACGTTGTTCATGTGCTGCACGGGATCGGGCGCTTTCTCGGCTTGAAATCGCTGCAGAAGGAGGGGCAGACCGGCGAGTATCTCGCGATCGAGTTCGCCGACGAGGCCGTCGTGCACGTTCCCGTCAGCCAGATTTACCTGATCCAGAAATACATCGGGACGTTCCGGGGGCGCCCGCGACTGAGCAAGATCGGCGGGAGCACCTGGAAGCGGACGAAGGAGCGTGTGGCTGAAGCCGTTACGGACATGGCGGCGGAACTGTTGGCGATCCAGGCGCGGCGCGCCATGGAAGCGGGGGTGGCGTATCCGCGTGATACCGGTTGGCAGCGCGAGTTCGACGGCGCATTTCCCTACACCGAGACACCGGATCAATTGCGCGCGATCGAGGAGATCAAGCACGATCTGACGCGGCCGCGGCCGATGGACCGGCTACTGTGCGGCGACGTGGGTTACGGCAAGACGGAAGTGGCGATGCGGGCGGCGTTCAAAGTGGTGGAGTACGGACGCCAGGTGGCCGTGCTGGTGCCGACGACAGTGCTCGCGGAGCAGCACTACCAGACTTTTCGCGACCGAATGGCGGACTACCCGTTCGCGGTCGAAGTACTTTCGCGATTCCGGAGCAAGGGTGAGCAGCGGCAGATTGTCGAGCGGGCGCGGCAGGGGCAGGTGGACATCCTGATCGGAACGCACCGGCTGCTGTCGGCGGATGTACGCTTCGCCGATCTTGGTCTGGTGATCATCGACGAGGAGCAGCGCTTCGGCGTGGAAGCGAAAGAGCGGCTCAAGCAGTTGCGGGCGACGGTGGAGCTGCTGACCCTCACTGCGACACCCATTCCGCGCACGCTGCACATGTCCTTGCTGGGTATTCGTGACATCTCCTCACTGGCGACGGCGCCGGTTGATCGACGCGCGATTGTCACCCAGGTACGGATGTGGGATGACGGGCTGATTCGTGCGGCGATTCTGCGGGAACTCGACCGCGACGGGCAGGTCTACTTCGTCCACAACTTCGTCCGTGACATCCACATGGTCGCGAACCGGCTGCGGACGCTTGTACCGGAGGCGCGGTTCGTCGTGGGGCATGGCCAGATGGCCGGCGGCGAGCTCGAGGAGGTGATGCTCGCCTTCCTGCGGCGTGAAGCGGACGTGCTCGTTTCTACAAACATCATCGAAAGCGGCCTCGACATCCCCTCCGCGAACACGATCTTCGTGAACCGCGGCGAACGCTTCGGCCTGGCGGAGCTGCATCAGCTGCGCGGCCGCGTCGGACGCTCGCGGCATCGCGCCTACTGCTATTGCCTGCTTTCCCCGAAACATCCGGTCCATGACACCGCCGCGCGGCGGCTGAAGGCGCTGGAGCACTACAGCGACCTCGGTGCGGGCTTTCAGATCGCAATGCGCGACCTCGAGATTCGTGGCGCCGGCAACATTCTCGGGTCGGAGCAATCCGGCCATATTGAGGCCGTGGGATACGAGATGTACTGCCAGCTCCTCGAACAGTCCGTGCGTAAGCTGAAGAATGAGCCGCCGCGGGACTACCGCCCCGTCAATCTCGATCTGGGGATCTCCGCCACGATTCCGCGGGCGTACATCCGCTCGGATCGGCAACGCATGGAGGTCTACAAGCGCATCACGCAGTGCCGTACGCTCGCCGAGATCGAAGTGCTGCGATCGGACCTGCGCGACGCGTTCGGGCCGTTGCCGGAAGCCGTTGAAACGCTGTTACGGCTGGGTGAAATTCGCGCGCTGGCCGGGCAGTGGGGTGTGCGCTCGATCGTGCTTGATCCGCCGGACCTTATTTTCTCCATCGACGATCTGCAGAAGGTGCAGCCGCTGTTCTCCGAGGGACCCGGTTCGCCGCGCATGCCCGATCCCCAGACGATTCACTGGCGTCTGCCCAAGCGCCTGCTGGAGGGGAACGCGCTGTTGGAGACGCTACGCGCGCAGCTCCAGGAACGTCCGGTGCTGGTGCGTTGA
- a CDS encoding HypC/HybG/HupF family hydrogenase formation chaperone, whose product MCLAVPARVVACEGEDAVVDLLGNRLLISRVMTPTAGVGSWVLVHAGFSITELDEEAARETWDYLHAAFGEDGALAEEFNPTLGETHGAAPVLADRLRPPAPRRDGTP is encoded by the coding sequence ATGTGTCTGGCCGTGCCCGCGCGAGTCGTAGCGTGCGAGGGTGAGGACGCGGTGGTCGACCTGCTCGGCAATCGACTCCTCATCAGCCGCGTGATGACCCCTACGGCCGGGGTGGGTTCGTGGGTCCTTGTCCACGCCGGCTTCTCAATCACCGAACTGGACGAGGAAGCCGCCCGCGAAACGTGGGACTACCTGCATGCTGCCTTCGGTGAAGATGGCGCACTCGCCGAAGAGTTCAATCCCACCCTCGGCGAAACGCATGGCGCAGCGCCCGTACTGGCCGATCGTCTGCGGCCACCTGCGCCCCGGCGGGACGGCACACCGTGA